The following coding sequences lie in one Rissa tridactyla isolate bRisTri1 chromosome Z, bRisTri1.patW.cur.20221130, whole genome shotgun sequence genomic window:
- the FAM174A gene encoding membrane protein FAM174A isoform X2 → MWTPPPLLPWLLAGLLLAARCGEATAAARPPPGAATAFPRPTEVAGGAATRSSSSSSSSRLSEVSAPPEQGQPMTQRALSVLVLASAALIVYFVIRTVRLRRRNRKTRRYGVLDTNIENMELTPLEQDDDDDDTTLFDANHPRRL, encoded by the exons ATGTGgacgccgccgccgctgctgccctggctcctggcggggctgctgctggccgccCGTTGCGGGGAGGCCACGGCGGCGGCCCGTCCTCCCCCGGGTGCCGCCACAGCCTTCCCGCGCCCCACGGAGGTGGCCGGCGGGGCTGCCAcgcgaagcagcagcagcagcagcagcagccgcttGTCTGAGGTGTCGGCGCCGCCCGAGCAGGGCCAGCCCATGACCCAGCGCGCCCTGTCCGTGCTGGTGCTGGCCAGCGCCGCCCTCATCGTCTACTTCGTGATCCGGACCGTGCG gcTTAGAAGGCGAAACAGAAAAACCCGAAGATATGGAGTTTTGGATACAAACATAGAAAACATGGAGCTGACTCCATTAGaacaagatgatgatgatgacgatacAACACTATTTGATGCCAATCATCCTCGAAG